A window of the Streptomyces sp. JB150 genome harbors these coding sequences:
- a CDS encoding L,D-transpeptidase family protein → MRTTGRRRAVAPLAALAALLGAAGCEPQTTGAGGAGGGPVRIEVTATAPAPSPAPPSAPASAPAGGAAAPGDAGPAAPPAPVLWSRGDSGRDVRELQARLRQVAWLYDGPTGTYDDLTERAVEGFQGKRGLPRTGRTDTVTWERLLRMTREPGHWELYLMGGQPADAPDPRCLTGRVLCISKSSRTLRWMTDGRTVTTLPVRFGSEYTPTREGTFEVYWKSRHHHSTLYDAPMPYAMFFSGGQAVHYSADFAARGYAGSSHGCVNVRDEAAIAQVFAQVRTGDKVVIHW, encoded by the coding sequence ATGCGTACGACAGGGAGACGGCGGGCGGTCGCGCCGCTGGCCGCGCTGGCCGCGCTGCTGGGGGCCGCCGGCTGCGAGCCGCAGACGACCGGCGCGGGCGGCGCGGGCGGCGGGCCGGTGCGCATCGAGGTGACCGCGACGGCCCCGGCGCCCTCCCCCGCGCCCCCTTCCGCGCCCGCTTCCGCACCGGCGGGCGGTGCCGCCGCCCCCGGGGACGCCGGACCGGCCGCACCGCCCGCCCCGGTGCTGTGGTCGCGCGGCGACAGCGGCCGGGACGTGCGCGAGCTGCAGGCCCGGCTGCGCCAGGTGGCCTGGCTGTACGACGGGCCGACCGGGACGTACGACGACCTGACCGAGCGGGCCGTCGAGGGCTTCCAGGGCAAGCGCGGACTGCCGCGCACCGGGCGGACCGACACCGTCACCTGGGAGCGGCTGCTGCGGATGACCCGCGAGCCGGGCCACTGGGAGCTGTACCTGATGGGCGGCCAGCCCGCCGACGCGCCCGACCCCCGCTGTCTGACCGGCCGGGTGCTGTGCATCAGCAAGTCCAGCCGCACCCTGCGCTGGATGACCGACGGGCGGACGGTGACGACCCTGCCGGTGCGCTTCGGCTCGGAGTACACGCCGACCCGCGAGGGCACGTTCGAGGTCTACTGGAAGTCCCGGCACCACCACTCCACGCTCTACGACGCGCCGATGCCGTACGCGATGTTCTTCAGCGGCGGCCAGGCCGTGCACTACTCGGCGGACTTCGCCGCCCGCGGCTACGCGGGCTCCTCGCACGGCTGTGTGAACGTGCGGGACGAGGCGGCGATCGCGCAGGTGTTCGCTCAGGTGCGGACCGGCGACAAGGTCGTCATCCACTGGTGA
- a CDS encoding methylmalonyl-CoA mutase family protein, translated as MARESESGLPIEPVYGPDALEGWDPAGKLGEPGAYPFTRGVYPTMYTGRPWTMRQYAGFGTAVESNARYKQLIANGTMGLSVAFDLPTQMGHDSDAPIAHGEVGKVGVAIDSVDDMRVLFDGIPLDKVSTSMTINAPAALLLLLYQLVAEEQGVSADKLTGTIQNDVLKEYIARGTYIFPPKPSLRLIADIFKYCRAEIPKWNTISISGYHMAEAGASPAQEIAFTLADGIEYVRTAVAAGMDVDDFAPRLSFFFVARTTILEEVAKFRAARRIWARVMKEEFGAKNPKSMMLRFHTQTAGVQLTAQQPEVNLVRVAVQGLAAVLGGTQSLHTNSFDEAIALPTDKSARLALRTQQVLAYETDVTATVDPFAGSYVIEKMTDDVEAAAIELMRKVEDLGGAVAAIEHGFQKNEIERNAYRIAQETDSGERVVVGVNRFQLDEEEPYEPLRVDPAIEAQQAERLAKLRAERDQRAVDSALAALKKAAEGEDNVLYPMKDALRARATVGEVCNALRDVWGTYVPSDAF; from the coding sequence ATGGCGCGCGAGTCGGAGTCCGGACTGCCCATCGAGCCGGTCTACGGACCGGACGCCCTGGAAGGCTGGGACCCCGCCGGGAAGCTGGGCGAGCCCGGCGCGTACCCGTTCACCCGCGGCGTCTACCCGACGATGTACACCGGCCGGCCCTGGACCATGCGCCAGTACGCCGGCTTCGGCACGGCCGTCGAGTCCAACGCCCGCTACAAGCAGCTCATCGCCAACGGCACCATGGGCCTGTCGGTCGCCTTCGACCTGCCCACCCAGATGGGCCACGACTCCGACGCGCCCATCGCGCACGGCGAGGTCGGCAAGGTCGGCGTCGCCATCGACTCGGTCGACGACATGCGGGTGCTGTTCGACGGCATCCCGCTGGACAAGGTGTCGACGTCGATGACGATCAACGCCCCGGCGGCCCTGCTGCTGCTCCTCTACCAACTCGTCGCCGAGGAGCAGGGCGTCAGCGCCGACAAGCTGACCGGCACCATCCAGAACGACGTGCTGAAGGAGTACATCGCGCGCGGGACGTACATCTTCCCGCCCAAGCCCTCCCTGCGCCTGATCGCCGACATCTTCAAGTACTGCAGGGCCGAGATCCCCAAGTGGAACACCATCTCGATCTCCGGCTACCACATGGCCGAGGCCGGCGCGTCCCCCGCCCAGGAGATCGCGTTCACCCTCGCCGACGGCATCGAGTACGTGCGCACCGCCGTCGCGGCCGGCATGGACGTCGACGACTTCGCGCCCCGCCTGTCCTTCTTCTTCGTCGCCCGCACGACGATCCTGGAGGAGGTCGCCAAGTTCCGCGCCGCCCGCCGGATCTGGGCCAGGGTGATGAAGGAGGAGTTCGGCGCGAAGAACCCCAAGTCGATGATGCTGCGCTTCCACACCCAGACCGCGGGCGTGCAGCTGACCGCCCAGCAGCCCGAGGTCAACCTGGTGCGCGTGGCCGTGCAGGGCCTCGCGGCCGTCCTCGGCGGCACCCAGTCCCTGCACACGAACTCCTTCGACGAGGCCATCGCGCTGCCCACGGACAAGAGCGCGCGGCTCGCCCTGCGCACCCAGCAGGTCCTCGCCTACGAGACGGACGTGACGGCGACCGTCGACCCCTTCGCGGGCTCCTACGTCATCGAGAAGATGACCGACGACGTCGAGGCGGCGGCGATCGAGCTGATGCGGAAGGTCGAGGACCTCGGCGGCGCGGTCGCCGCCATCGAGCACGGCTTCCAGAAGAACGAGATCGAGCGCAACGCCTACCGGATCGCCCAGGAGACCGACTCCGGCGAGCGGGTCGTGGTCGGCGTCAACCGCTTCCAGCTCGACGAGGAGGAGCCGTACGAGCCGCTGCGCGTCGACCCCGCCATCGAGGCCCAGCAGGCCGAACGCCTCGCCAAGCTGCGCGCCGAGCGCGACCAGCGCGCGGTGGACTCGGCCCTCGCCGCCCTGAAGAAGGCCGCCGAGGGCGAGGACAACGTCCTGTACCCGATGAAGGACGCCCTGAGGGCCCGCGCGACGGTCGGCGAGGTGTGCAACGCCCTGCGGGACGTGTGGGGGACGTACGTCCCGTCGGACGCGTTCTGA
- the leuE gene encoding leucine efflux protein LeuE — MFGVIDLPTYLAGLVLIVLLPGPNSLYVLSVAARKGVRTGYAAAAGVFTGDTILMTLAALGAASVLTTTPLLFLVVKYAGAAYLAWMAYGMLRSAWALWKTRGERAAAGPPAAVPADDERPYRRALVVSLLNPKAILFLISFFVQFVDPDYAYPALSFLILGALLQTASFLYLSLLIFGGTRLADAFRRRRSLAAGATSAAGALFLGFAVKLSLASP, encoded by the coding sequence ATGTTCGGTGTCATCGACCTTCCCACCTACCTGGCAGGCCTGGTCCTGATCGTCCTGCTCCCCGGGCCCAACTCGCTCTACGTGCTGTCCGTGGCCGCGCGCAAGGGCGTGCGGACCGGCTACGCGGCGGCGGCCGGCGTCTTCACCGGCGACACGATCCTGATGACCCTGGCCGCGCTCGGCGCGGCCTCCGTGCTCACCACCACACCGCTGCTCTTCCTCGTGGTGAAGTACGCCGGTGCCGCCTATCTGGCCTGGATGGCGTACGGCATGCTGCGCTCGGCGTGGGCCCTGTGGAAGACGCGCGGTGAGCGGGCGGCCGCCGGCCCGCCCGCAGCCGTCCCCGCGGACGACGAGCGCCCCTACCGCCGCGCCCTGGTGGTCTCCCTGCTCAACCCGAAGGCGATCCTCTTCCTGATCTCCTTCTTCGTGCAGTTCGTCGACCCGGACTACGCCTACCCGGCGCTGTCCTTCCTGATCCTGGGCGCCCTGCTGCAGACGGCCAGCTTCCTCTACCTGTCGCTGCTGATCTTCGGCGGCACCCGGCTCGCCGACGCCTTCCGCCGCCGCCGTAGCCTGGCCGCGGGCGCCACCTCGGCGGCGGGCGCCCTGTTCCTCGGCTTCGCCGTGAAACTGTCCCTGGCGAGCCCCTGA
- a CDS encoding acyltransferase, whose translation MVRPARPGTTALTDPPAARGRLRALDGLRLVAALMVALYHYGGRGGEIAEAWGSSPKQQFPTLHSWFAYGCLGVQVFFVISGFVICMSGWGRPLRSFFASRAARLMPAYWVAVVLVTVVFALPGVAFAAVSPSDALLNLTLLQQPLGADRVLGVCWTLWVEIRFYALFALCVVVPGANRRRVVLFCAVWTLAAAIADAADEPLLDLVLMPEHAPFFIGGIGLYLLHRDRRDALAWGIVAVSWLTGQHYAVAALWHSPSPGQFSYRSASVIVLIVTLGFLAVLAVALGWLRRADWPWLTTAGALTYPFYLVHEHLGWVAVEVFHQELALPSWLTLTATLVTMLVLARLLNRYVEDRATPWLRRALR comes from the coding sequence ATCGTGCGCCCGGCCCGGCCGGGCACCACGGCGCTCACGGACCCGCCGGCCGCACGCGGCCGGCTCCGGGCGCTGGACGGGCTGCGCCTGGTGGCCGCCCTGATGGTCGCGCTCTACCACTACGGCGGCCGGGGCGGCGAGATCGCCGAGGCGTGGGGCTCCTCGCCGAAGCAGCAGTTCCCGACCCTGCACTCGTGGTTCGCCTACGGCTGTCTCGGCGTCCAGGTCTTCTTCGTGATCAGCGGTTTCGTCATCTGCATGAGCGGCTGGGGCCGGCCGCTGCGCTCCTTCTTCGCCTCCCGCGCGGCCCGGCTGATGCCCGCGTACTGGGTGGCCGTGGTGCTGGTGACGGTGGTGTTCGCGCTGCCGGGCGTGGCGTTCGCGGCGGTCTCGCCGAGCGACGCGCTGCTGAACCTGACGCTTCTTCAGCAGCCGCTCGGCGCGGACCGGGTGCTCGGTGTGTGCTGGACGCTGTGGGTGGAGATCCGCTTCTACGCGCTGTTCGCCCTGTGCGTGGTGGTGCCGGGCGCGAACCGGCGGCGGGTGGTGCTGTTCTGCGCGGTGTGGACGCTCGCGGCGGCGATCGCCGACGCCGCCGACGAGCCGCTGCTGGACCTGGTGCTGATGCCCGAGCACGCGCCGTTCTTCATCGGCGGCATCGGCCTGTACCTGCTGCACCGCGACCGGCGGGACGCGCTCGCCTGGGGCATCGTGGCGGTGAGCTGGCTGACCGGGCAGCACTACGCCGTGGCGGCGCTGTGGCACAGCCCGAGCCCCGGCCAGTTCTCCTACCGCTCGGCCTCGGTGATCGTCCTGATCGTCACGCTCGGCTTCCTCGCCGTGCTGGCGGTGGCGCTGGGGTGGCTGCGCCGGGCGGACTGGCCGTGGCTGACCACGGCGGGCGCGCTGACGTATCCCTTCTACCTCGTCCACGAGCACCTGGGCTGGGTGGCCGTCGAGGTCTTCCACCAGGAGCTGGCCCTGCCGTCCTGGCTGACCCTGACGGCCACGCTGGTGACGATGCTGGTGCTGGCCCGCCTGCTCAACCGGTACGTGGAGGACCGGGCGACGCCGTGGCTGCGGCGGGCGCTGCGCTGA
- a CDS encoding class I SAM-dependent methyltransferase, translated as MKSRSLLTSPASRRLLRPVADLIDQRIERRLRSAAARDAADRERLAEAVDLMKRHQLTLDLLLGSRARGLSRIVHQGPLDRLQNEVAALVGDRDAAVRNVATAFRLLVALESLGVGRIAGGTMNICGKLGTIPLLAPPDNDEILEIGTLYGMFSTGLIRMMERDGRSPGVTIVDPFAGVQLQPGTPQRPDPTGAPVDEHAVRTNLALAGPAGAAARIQRGFSEDPETRAAVSDRSYGVIVVDGDHSAEGVLADLQWAERIAAPGAVIVLDDYGDPKWPGIKEALDKHLAGETRFTYLGKAALSAYLRAA; from the coding sequence ATGAAAAGCCGCTCCCTGCTCACCAGTCCGGCCTCCCGGCGTCTGCTGCGGCCGGTCGCCGACCTCATCGACCAGCGCATCGAACGGCGGCTGCGCTCCGCGGCGGCCCGGGACGCGGCCGACAGAGAACGACTGGCGGAGGCCGTGGACCTGATGAAGCGGCATCAGCTCACCCTCGACCTGCTGCTCGGGTCGCGGGCGCGCGGCCTGTCGCGGATCGTGCACCAGGGCCCCCTGGACCGGCTGCAGAACGAGGTGGCCGCCCTCGTCGGGGACCGGGACGCCGCCGTCCGCAACGTCGCCACCGCGTTCCGGCTGCTGGTCGCGCTGGAGTCGCTGGGCGTCGGCCGGATCGCCGGCGGCACCATGAACATCTGCGGCAAGCTCGGCACGATCCCCCTGCTCGCGCCGCCGGACAACGACGAGATACTCGAGATCGGCACGCTCTACGGCATGTTCTCCACCGGGCTGATCCGGATGATGGAGCGCGACGGCCGCAGCCCCGGTGTGACGATCGTCGACCCGTTCGCCGGGGTGCAGCTCCAGCCGGGCACCCCGCAGCGCCCCGACCCGACCGGCGCGCCGGTCGACGAGCACGCCGTGCGCACCAACCTCGCCCTGGCCGGCCCGGCGGGCGCCGCCGCCCGGATCCAGCGCGGCTTCTCCGAGGACCCCGAGACCCGGGCGGCCGTCTCGGACCGCTCCTACGGCGTGATCGTCGTCGACGGCGACCACTCCGCCGAGGGCGTCCTCGCCGACCTCCAGTGGGCCGAGCGGATCGCCGCCCCGGGCGCCGTGATCGTCCTCGACGACTACGGCGACCCCAAGTGGCCCGGCATCAAGGAGGCCCTGGACAAGCACCTGGCGGGCGAGACGCGCTTCACCTACCTGGGGAAGGCCGCCCTGTCGGCGTATCTGCGCGCCGCGTGA
- a CDS encoding acyltransferase encodes MRNDTAAVLLPQQRQATSEQPAREREHRYDVDLMRLICSATIMLGHVGAQFILATRNDPANGAGSYWAGHVAEAVNPYAVPMYFAIAGWAVLVGAPPRDTGRMWKRIVRNTVPLFVWTAIYLVWAWLRNRNDEPMTELAADSLFGSVQPAYHLWFMYTYIPIIVLLAFAMLIRAGQRPWRLGAVLLGIAVLPSVMTTLSEVTGRELPSVAWGFGTYSLVYAVGGALLFSLPRLGARWRGLLLVLLPLTMAGSLWYNTQVHYVMPNAHLFVAVMSICVLLLVSRVRVPETWRPRLKRLAGAALGAYMVHVLFVEEIVRPLVSPDLSGPVAGLLLAGLVITVMVLSFATSLLWGRLRLRRLLG; translated from the coding sequence GTGCGCAACGACACAGCAGCCGTACTCCTGCCGCAGCAGAGACAGGCCACCTCCGAGCAGCCCGCGCGGGAGCGGGAGCACCGCTACGACGTGGACCTGATGCGGCTGATCTGCTCCGCCACCATCATGCTGGGGCACGTCGGCGCGCAGTTCATCCTGGCGACCCGCAACGACCCGGCCAACGGCGCCGGCTCGTACTGGGCGGGGCATGTGGCCGAGGCGGTCAACCCGTACGCCGTCCCCATGTACTTCGCGATCGCCGGCTGGGCCGTCCTGGTCGGCGCGCCGCCGCGCGACACCGGCAGGATGTGGAAGCGGATCGTCCGCAACACCGTGCCGCTGTTCGTGTGGACGGCGATCTACCTGGTGTGGGCCTGGCTGCGGAACCGCAACGACGAGCCCATGACCGAGCTGGCGGCCGACTCCCTCTTCGGCTCCGTGCAGCCCGCGTACCACCTGTGGTTCATGTACACGTACATCCCCATCATCGTGCTGCTGGCCTTCGCGATGCTGATCCGGGCCGGGCAGCGGCCCTGGCGGCTGGGCGCCGTCCTCCTGGGCATCGCGGTGCTGCCGAGCGTGATGACCACCCTCTCCGAGGTTACCGGCCGGGAACTGCCCTCCGTCGCCTGGGGCTTCGGCACCTACTCGCTGGTGTACGCGGTCGGCGGGGCGCTGCTGTTCTCCCTGCCGCGCCTCGGCGCGCGGTGGCGCGGACTGCTGCTGGTGCTGCTGCCGCTGACGATGGCCGGAAGCCTCTGGTACAACACGCAGGTCCACTACGTGATGCCCAACGCGCACCTGTTCGTCGCCGTGATGAGCATCTGTGTGCTGCTCCTGGTCAGCCGGGTGCGGGTGCCGGAGACGTGGCGGCCGCGGCTGAAGAGGCTGGCCGGCGCCGCGCTCGGCGCGTACATGGTGCACGTGCTGTTCGTGGAGGAGATCGTCCGGCCCCTGGTGTCGCCGGACCTGAGCGGGCCGGTGGCGGGACTCCTGCTGGCCGGTCTCGTGATCACGGTGATGGTCCTGTCGTTCGCCACCAGTCTGCTGTGGGGCCGGCTGAGGCTGCGGCGCCTGCTCGGCTGA
- a CDS encoding polysialyltransferase family glycosyltransferase — MPHTTQIFQVSTLYGAATLAAALDAGLFGPRGEARRILLVSNNAAVPETALRLDEMHGYARIAGRFDSVVSWNEAIRPYHPSSWGPRGNDTVIWQRAFRLAWGIGERDRIDLAVESIQVSPGRALAAIFSEAAVHVYADGLMSYGPTRNRLPLTIGWRIRRLLHLDLIPGLTPLLLSEFGVQPEVVPDAAFRRVLDEISEDAAGDPRLAPVLAQKPTAVLLGQYLAAIDILSADEEEDLHVRMLTGAARAGHRSVVFKPHPTAPASYSAALSKAAAEAGVRLTVLDAPLLAETLYHHARPELVVGCFSTAMVTASAYYGVPVGRVGTALVMNRLKPYANSNRVPLAVVDHLVPDLERDGTPAVLGAAPASLPPLVRAIGFCMQPETYRSLREPTVAWLHEHLADSPPHYFPELRLAELGLPGSRPQARARVRVRRARRVVRRAMRRGGARK; from the coding sequence ATGCCCCACACCACCCAGATCTTCCAGGTGTCGACCCTGTACGGGGCGGCCACCCTCGCCGCGGCGCTCGACGCGGGCCTGTTCGGGCCGCGGGGCGAGGCCCGGCGCATCCTGCTCGTCTCCAACAACGCGGCGGTACCGGAGACCGCGCTGCGGCTGGACGAGATGCACGGCTACGCGCGCATAGCCGGCCGGTTCGACAGCGTGGTCAGCTGGAACGAGGCGATCCGGCCGTACCACCCCAGCAGCTGGGGCCCGCGCGGGAACGACACGGTGATCTGGCAGAGGGCGTTCCGGCTCGCCTGGGGCATCGGCGAGCGGGACCGCATCGATCTCGCCGTGGAGTCGATCCAGGTCAGCCCGGGCCGCGCCCTGGCGGCGATCTTCTCCGAGGCCGCCGTCCACGTGTACGCGGACGGCCTGATGAGCTACGGACCGACCCGCAACAGGCTTCCGCTGACCATCGGCTGGCGCATCCGGCGCCTGCTCCACCTCGACCTGATCCCCGGTCTGACGCCGCTGCTGCTGTCGGAGTTCGGGGTCCAGCCCGAGGTCGTCCCGGACGCCGCGTTCCGCCGGGTGCTCGACGAGATCTCCGAGGACGCGGCCGGCGACCCGCGGCTGGCGCCCGTCCTGGCGCAGAAGCCGACGGCGGTGCTGCTGGGCCAGTATCTGGCGGCCATCGACATCCTGAGCGCGGACGAGGAGGAGGACCTGCACGTCCGGATGCTCACCGGGGCCGCCCGGGCCGGGCACCGGTCGGTGGTCTTCAAGCCGCACCCGACGGCTCCCGCGAGTTACTCGGCGGCGCTGAGCAAGGCGGCCGCGGAGGCGGGTGTCCGGCTCACCGTGCTGGACGCGCCGCTGCTCGCCGAGACGCTGTACCACCACGCCCGGCCCGAGCTGGTCGTCGGCTGCTTCTCGACGGCCATGGTGACCGCCTCCGCCTACTACGGCGTGCCCGTCGGCCGGGTGGGGACCGCGCTGGTGATGAACCGCCTGAAGCCGTACGCCAACAGCAACCGGGTGCCGCTGGCCGTCGTCGACCACCTGGTGCCCGACCTGGAGCGCGACGGGACACCGGCCGTGCTCGGCGCCGCCCCCGCGTCGCTGCCGCCGCTGGTGCGCGCCATCGGCTTCTGCATGCAGCCCGAGACGTACCGGAGCCTGCGGGAGCCGACGGTCGCCTGGCTGCACGAGCATCTGGCGGACAGCCCTCCGCACTACTTCCCCGAGCTGCGGCTGGCCGAGCTGGGCCTGCCCGGCAGCCGCCCGCAGGCGCGCGCCCGGGTCCGGGTGCGGCGCGCCAGGCGCGTCGTGCGACGGGCGATGCGCCGCGGCGGCGCCCGCAAGTAG
- a CDS encoding glycosyltransferase family 2 protein, with protein MPKLSVVVPMHNVGEFAESTLRSLANNADDDVEFVIVDDCSTDSTPSVIDHWRAKLPHVTVIRHERNRGIAQARNSGIDASTGEFLTFLDGDDWYGPGHLAALVSAIEELGCDFARTDHVQVTGRERVIRRPPARVREAVMDPRDGIAPADMETMVDYPFVWAGIYRRHLFDDGRMRFATELRTAEDRLWIWRLHLTARSYASVGLHGVFYRRGVATSLTQIKDDRQLDFFPAYDMLLRDVMDDPESGRFLLKAVRTYCAMIAFHMGKADEYEPVAAQRLRREATAALRRMPEEALEETLRTIDRTRGRLLSRLRDGRKAA; from the coding sequence GTGCCCAAGCTGTCCGTCGTCGTCCCCATGCACAATGTCGGGGAATTCGCCGAGAGTACGCTCCGGAGTCTCGCCAACAACGCGGACGACGACGTGGAGTTCGTGATCGTCGACGACTGTTCCACCGATTCCACGCCGTCGGTGATCGACCACTGGAGGGCGAAACTCCCGCACGTGACGGTGATACGGCACGAGCGGAACCGGGGAATAGCCCAGGCCCGCAACAGCGGAATCGACGCCTCGACCGGGGAGTTCCTCACCTTCCTCGACGGCGACGACTGGTACGGCCCCGGCCATCTCGCCGCGCTGGTGTCCGCCATCGAGGAGCTGGGCTGCGACTTCGCCCGCACCGACCATGTGCAGGTCACCGGGAGGGAGCGGGTGATCCGGCGGCCTCCGGCGCGGGTGCGCGAGGCCGTGATGGACCCGCGGGACGGCATCGCGCCGGCCGACATGGAGACCATGGTCGACTATCCCTTCGTCTGGGCGGGGATCTACCGGCGCCACCTCTTCGACGACGGCCGGATGCGCTTCGCGACCGAACTGCGCACCGCCGAGGACCGGTTGTGGATCTGGCGGCTGCACCTGACGGCCCGCAGTTACGCCTCCGTGGGCCTGCACGGCGTCTTCTACCGGCGCGGCGTGGCCACCTCGCTCACCCAGATCAAGGACGACCGGCAGCTGGACTTCTTCCCGGCCTACGACATGCTGCTGCGGGACGTCATGGACGACCCTGAGTCCGGCCGCTTCCTCCTCAAGGCCGTGCGCACCTACTGCGCCATGATCGCCTTCCACATGGGCAAGGCGGACGAGTACGAGCCGGTGGCGGCCCAGCGGCTGCGGCGCGAGGCGACCGCCGCGCTCCGGCGGATGCCCGAAGAGGCCCTGGAGGAGACCCTCCGAACCATCGACAGGACTCGTGGCAGGTTGCTCAGCCGCCTGCGTGACGGGCGGAAGGCTGCCTGA